CAGTAGCTGTCCGGTGGTCAGACAGCGTTCACGACCGGTGACCTTCGCAGCCCCCATGAGTGTGCGCGCGGCCTTGCCACTGCACAGGGTGGCGGCGCGCACCAGCTCAGCAGCATCCTTCGCGCCCAGCCGTGTCGTCAACCGTTCATCGCGCGGCGCGGTGTTGCGCTCGTGCACTTGCTCGATTGCCGCCACCAGGAGCGCGTCCGATAGGCGGGCGTGTTGTCCGCCGAGCTTCAGGGTGGCGATCAGCTCGCGATCGGAGAGGGCTTCGGTGGCGAGGGCGGTCGTGGCGCGGCGTACGGCACGGGCGTAGACATCGCGTGCGGCGGCGAGTTCGCCGGCGACGCTGAGCTCCACGACCTGTTCGTTCATGTGTTCGATTAGATCAGTCGCCACTGACATCACCGCGACGCAAACCAACCGAAACTGCGACACGTGAGACGAATGGTACGAGTGGGGTGGTAGTGACGTTTTGCGTTACCGCATCGTTATAAACGGCCTTCGATTGCTGTCGTTCTTCGGCCTGCGGAGTGGTCTCGACAGACGCTCACTCGCTAACGCTCGCTCACTGCTCGACCATCGAAAAGGTCCGACTCGACCGCCGGAAAGGTCCAGCCCGAGCGCGCCGATGAAGTCCAGCTCGAGCGCCAGAGTCGTATTAGAGGTCGAGGCCGGTGTCGACTTTGGCGGAGTACTCGGCCGGCGGGCCGTCGCTGCTCGAGTCGTCGGCCTGATCAACGACGAGTACGTCGGCACCGTCGGGCACGTTGCGCTTGATGACGGCCAGCGCGACGGGACCGTCTTCGAAGTGCATCTCCGACGTGCCGACAAAACCGACATCACGTCCATTAGCCATGACCCGCGCGCCGCGATGCGGCACGGTGTGCTGCGAACCATCGACGTGCAGCCGCACGAGGCGCCGCGGCGGGCGGCCGAGGTTGTGCACGCGGGCGACCGTCTCCTGCCCGCGATAGCAGCCCTTGTTGAGATGCACGGCCTTGTTGATCAGGCCGATCTCGTGCGGGATGGTGCGGTGGTCGGTCTCCTTGCCCAGGCGCGGCCGCAGCTCGCCGACGCGCAGCGCCTCGTAGGCCATCATCCCGGCCGGCTCCACTCCAGCACCCCGTGCCGCAGCAACAAATGACGCGACCTGCTCGGAGGTGCCGAGTACGTCGTACTCCCCCGGCCAGGGCTTCGCCCGCAGGTAGCCGTACGGCGTACCCACCACGAGACCGGCGTCGGGCACCGGCAGCTCCAGCGCGGACAAGATCTCAGCGGCGCGCGGGCCGACCAGGCTCACCATCGACAGCTCCGATGACCGGTCAGCGACCTCGACCCGCAGCATGAACCGCATCCGGTCGAGATAGTCCGCCAGCTCGGCTGCCTTGCCCGGTTCGGTGTCGATCCAGATCTCGTCACCGATCGCGGTGAACCACAGGTCCTGCTCGACATGCCCGTGCGGTGAGAGCACCAGGCCCTCGATCGCCGACATATCGGCGATGTCCTCCAGGTGCTGCGAGGTCAGCGAGTGCAGCCAGGAACGGCGGTCATCGCCGCTCACTACGACGAGCCCGCGGTTGGATCGGTCGACGAGTGCCACATCGCGGGCCATCCGCCGCTGTTCACGCAGCGGATCGCCGTAGTGTGCGGCCACTCCGCGATCGAAGTCGTCATCCTCGACTCGGCCATGCTGTTCCAACACCGTCACGACTGCTCCTCTTGCTGCCTGGGCCGATATCAATGGTAGGTCGATGCGAGACTAGGGGCATGACCACTGATCAGCCCGTGAGCACCGGACCCTGCTTTGTGAGCGCCCTGGAGTGGGACGGCTCGTCCTGGTCAGTACGCCGACACGACCCGGCGGCACCGCTGCTGACCGCGTTCGACTTCGCAGCGGTCCGCGGCGATGGCGCGTTCGAGGCCATGCACATCATGGACGGCACGGCCAACAAGCCCGAGCGCCACATGGAACGCATGGCTCGTTCGCTGGAGCACCTGGGCATCGCCGGTCCGGCGTACGCCGACTGGAAGGCGCTGATTGCCGACCTCGTCGCACAGTGGCCAGCGGGCATCGAGGGCGTGCTGAAGCTGGTGATCAGCCGGGGTCAGGAGGGTGGACCGAGCCTGGACATCCCCACGGCCTACGGCACCCTCGTGCCGATCGCGCCCGAGCTCATCGCCCAGCGCGCTGGTGGGATCGACGTCATCACGCTCACCTTCGGCTACTCGGCGCATCAGCGCGAAGAGGCCCCGTGGCTGCTCGGCGGCACGAAGTACCTCTCCTACGCGATCAATATGGCGGCCAAGCGTGAGGCAGCGCGCCGCGGCGCCGACGACGTACTGTTCGTCAGCTCCGACGGCGAGGTCCTCGAGGGCCCGAACTCCAGCATCATCTGGCTGACCGACGACACCCTGCACACCACCCCGGCCTCGACCGGGATCCTTCGGGGTACGACGCAGGAGCTGATCTTCAGCAAGGTGCTCGGCCGCGGCCTGCACACCAACGTGACCGATGCCGACGTGGCCGACGTACTCGCCTCCGATGGGGCGTGGATGAGCTCGTCGACCCGTGGTGTCGCGGCGGTCAAGACGCTGGACGGTACGCCGATCGCCCAGTCGCCTAAGACGACCCGCCTGCTGCAGGAGCTCTCGGGCCTGCCGATGCCGCCCGCGTAAGACGCTTCTGCGGTGGAAGCGGACACCCTACGAGCGCTCTAGGGTGTCCGGTTCCACCGTGGATGGTTAGAGGAGGCCGCGCTTGTGGGCTTCGTTGACCGCCGCCGCGCGGTCGCGCACGCCGAGCTTGCCGAAGATGTGCATCAGGTGCGTCTTGACCGTGGTCTCGCTGACGTGCAGTCGCGTGCCGATCTGCCGGTTCGTCGCGCCTCCTGCGACCAGCTCCAAGACCTCATGCTCGCGCCGGCTGAGCGAGGCTGACCGTAACGGACCCACCCGTTGGACGAGATGGCCGGCCACGGAAGCGGTGATGACCGGGCGGCCACCGGCGGCCGCCAAGGTCGCCGATCGCAGCTCGTCGGCGGTCGCGTCCTTGAGGAGGTATCCGGTCGCGCCAGCCTCGATAGCCGGCAACACGTCGGTGTCGCTGTCAAAGGTGGTGAGTACGACGATCCTCGTCTCCGGCCAGCGACGCCGGATCGCCGTGATCGCCTCGACCCCGCCCATCCGCGGCATCCGAAGGTCCATGAGCACGACATCGGCGACCTCGCGTTCGAGCCACGCGACCGCCTCCTTCCCATCGCCGGCCTCGCCGATCACCCGAAACCGCGGGTCGGATTCGAAGATCCCTCGGATTCCGTCCCGGACCACGGGATGATCGTCGACAATTAGCACCCCGATGTTCACCTGTTCGCTCACGCGGTGACCTCCGTGCAGACGGAGGGCACGACCGCACTGACCGTCGCGCCCTCCCCAGCGGCCGACTCGATCTCGAAGTAGCCGTCGAGCCGGTCGATCCGCTCACGCATCACGCCGATCCCATATCCCCCAGGTGATGCGGGAGGCGCGGCGATCTCAAAGCCCGTTCCGTCGTCGCGTACGTCGATCGCTACGGCGTCATCGAGGAAGGTGAGGTTCACGGCGACGGCCGACGCACTAGCGTGTTTCGCGATATTGGCGAGCGCCTCCTGCGTGACGCGAAAGAGGGCGACCTCGGCATCCGGAGCCAGCGCTCGTGGGACCCCGGCAACGGCGTACTCGATGGGCATGTCGTGCAACTCGCCCCACTGCTTTGCCAGACGTGCCAAGGCATCCGAGAACCGGGGGCCGGTTAGGGCCTCCGGCCGCAGTGCCTGCACCGAACGGCGGGCCTCGCCCAGGCTCTCGCGGGCGAGCTGGTGGGCGATGTCTAGATGACGCGCCGCATCGGCGCCGGGCTGGCGCGATGCCTCGAGCTGGGCGACGACCCCGGCGAGCCCTTGCGCGATGGTGTCGTGGATCTCGCGGGCGAGGCGGGCGCGTTCGTCGGCGACCCCGGACTCCCGTGCCCGGCGGGCGACTTCTTCTTGCAGCTCAGCATTCTCGGCAAGCGTCGCTGCGAGCTGGCGGTTCGTCGCCTGAACTCGCGCGAGCACCCGGCGGCGTTCTTCATGACGCTCCTCCTGGGCGGTCGCCAGCTTGGTCATGCCGGCCGCGACCGCGAGATTGACCGCGAAGAGCGCGGCATACCCGAACCACACCCCGCCGCTGAGGTTTCTGAAGCCGCCCACTTGGGAGCCGGACAACTGTGCCGCCACGCAGCAGAACGCCATCCAGCGCGCCAGCGTATTCGCGAGCATCGGCGTGCGCAGGTAGTAGGTCCACGCGTAGAAGGCGAACCACGGACCGTTGACGACCAAGAAAGCGCTGATCGCTATCCCACCGGCGATGTAGATCAGCAATCTGCGCTGCCGCTCCTCGCTGATACCTCTTGGACGAGTCCACCACGCGTACTCCCACAGGACGGCGACGACGACCACGGCGAGGGTGACCGGCCGTTGAGCCGGTCCGGGATACTCGACGATCAGGTACAGGATGGTCGACACCGCAAGCAATGCGTACGGCGCGAAGTTCAGGAAGCGCTCTTCTTGCTCGTCCGCCTTCGAGTGCGCGGCGAGCACATCGTCGTCGCTGCAGGCGGTCGGCGTCACGGCTCCCATCGGAAGAACCGTACCGCGAGCCCGCCGCAGGTCACTGCGTACGCCGCGAGGACCGGCAGCGTCCACCAGGTCGGCCACTCACCGGCCGCCGTCGCTGTCATCGCCTCCGTCGCTGCGCCGAGCGGACTGTAGCGCGCGATATCGGCGAGCACATCGGGCATCACCGGGATCGGAATCCACAGCCCGGCAAAGAACATCAGCGGAAAGAAGAGCATGGCGCCCACTGCCCCTGCCGTGCGCCCCGTCGGCACCAGAGCGGCGACGAGCACACCGATCGCGAGCAGCGCAGCGATGGCCAACAGCAAGGCGATCGCGAATCCGAGCGGCTGACGTGGCAGTGGTACGTCAAAAGCGAGGCGCGCAACGGCGAGAACGAGCAGAGCCATGGCGATCGCGAGCCCGAGATACATCAGCAGCTGAGCACCGAGCATCCGCGCACTGCCGATCGGGGTCGTGGCGAGCCGCTTGAGAATGCGCTGCTCGCGATAGCCGGCAATGACAGCGGGCATCGTCGAGACCGCAAGAAAAGCAAGGCTCATCAGGATGATCACCGGCGTGTAGTAGTTGATGATCCGAACTCCGGTGCCGGGATCGGCCTCCCGCAACGACGGGATGGAGCCAAGCACGATCAGTAACAGGACCGGAAAGGCGACGATCCAGAAGAGCGCCGCCGGCTCGCGCAAGAACAGGCGGAGCTCACTACGCGTCAATGCGGTGGTCGCACTCATCTAGACAAGCTCCTTCTCGGTGTGGGGTTCGGCAGAGGCGTCGGGGTCGTTGCCGGTGATCGCAACGAACGCATCGTCGAGAGTGGCTTGCTGGAGGCGTACGTCGCGCGCGATGACACCGTCAGCGGACAGCTGGGTGAGCACTTCCTGGGCGAGCTCGGCACCGCCGACGACAACGACATCGCCACCGTCGCGGTGCACCGACTCCACTGATGGCAGCCGTTGCAGCGAGCTCAGATCGCGGCCGTCGGCGGCAAGGCGCAGAGTGTGCGGCGCCGTGCTCATCGCGGCGATCGCCGCGGGGCTGTCGAGCGCGACGACGCGTCCACGCGCGATGATGGCGAGTCGGTCACACAGCCGCTGTGCTTCTTCCATGAGGTGGGTGACAAGCAGGATCGTCACGCCGCTGTCGCGTACCCGCTCGATCAACGACCAGGTCTCGCGGCGCGCCGCCGGGTCGAGGCCAGTGGTGAGCTCGTCCAAGACCGCGATCTGCGGGTTTCCCAGCAATGCCAGGGCAATCGACAGGCGTTGCTTCTGACCGCCGGAGAGCTTGCGGTACGGCGTCGACCACGCCTGCTGAACCCCGAGCTCGACGAGCAGCTCC
The nucleotide sequence above comes from Epidermidibacterium keratini. Encoded proteins:
- the ygfZ gene encoding CAF17-like 4Fe-4S cluster assembly/insertion protein YgfZ codes for the protein MTVLEQHGRVEDDDFDRGVAAHYGDPLREQRRMARDVALVDRSNRGLVVVSGDDRRSWLHSLTSQHLEDIADMSAIEGLVLSPHGHVEQDLWFTAIGDEIWIDTEPGKAAELADYLDRMRFMLRVEVADRSSELSMVSLVGPRAAEILSALELPVPDAGLVVGTPYGYLRAKPWPGEYDVLGTSEQVASFVAAARGAGVEPAGMMAYEALRVGELRPRLGKETDHRTIPHEIGLINKAVHLNKGCYRGQETVARVHNLGRPPRRLVRLHVDGSQHTVPHRGARVMANGRDVGFVGTSEMHFEDGPVALAVIKRNVPDGADVLVVDQADDSSSDGPPAEYSAKVDTGLDL
- a CDS encoding aminotransferase class IV yields the protein MTTDQPVSTGPCFVSALEWDGSSWSVRRHDPAAPLLTAFDFAAVRGDGAFEAMHIMDGTANKPERHMERMARSLEHLGIAGPAYADWKALIADLVAQWPAGIEGVLKLVISRGQEGGPSLDIPTAYGTLVPIAPELIAQRAGGIDVITLTFGYSAHQREEAPWLLGGTKYLSYAINMAAKREAARRGADDVLFVSSDGEVLEGPNSSIIWLTDDTLHTTPASTGILRGTTQELIFSKVLGRGLHTNVTDADVADVLASDGAWMSSSTRGVAAVKTLDGTPIAQSPKTTRLLQELSGLPMPPA
- a CDS encoding response regulator transcription factor; translation: MSEQVNIGVLIVDDHPVVRDGIRGIFESDPRFRVIGEAGDGKEAVAWLEREVADVVLMDLRMPRMGGVEAITAIRRRWPETRIVVLTTFDSDTDVLPAIEAGATGYLLKDATADELRSATLAAAGGRPVITASVAGHLVQRVGPLRSASLSRREHEVLELVAGGATNRQIGTRLHVSETTVKTHLMHIFGKLGVRDRAAAVNEAHKRGLL
- a CDS encoding sensor histidine kinase gives rise to the protein MGAVTPTACSDDDVLAAHSKADEQEERFLNFAPYALLAVSTILYLIVEYPGPAQRPVTLAVVVVAVLWEYAWWTRPRGISEERQRRLLIYIAGGIAISAFLVVNGPWFAFYAWTYYLRTPMLANTLARWMAFCCVAAQLSGSQVGGFRNLSGGVWFGYAALFAVNLAVAAGMTKLATAQEERHEERRRVLARVQATNRQLAATLAENAELQEEVARRARESGVADERARLAREIHDTIAQGLAGVVAQLEASRQPGADAARHLDIAHQLARESLGEARRSVQALRPEALTGPRFSDALARLAKQWGELHDMPIEYAVAGVPRALAPDAEVALFRVTQEALANIAKHASASAVAVNLTFLDDAVAIDVRDDGTGFEIAAPPASPGGYGIGVMRERIDRLDGYFEIESAAGEGATVSAVVPSVCTEVTA
- a CDS encoding ABC transporter permease, coding for MSATTALTRSELRLFLREPAALFWIVAFPVLLLIVLGSIPSLREADPGTGVRIINYYTPVIILMSLAFLAVSTMPAVIAGYREQRILKRLATTPIGSARMLGAQLLMYLGLAIAMALLVLAVARLAFDVPLPRQPLGFAIALLLAIAALLAIGVLVAALVPTGRTAGAVGAMLFFPLMFFAGLWIPIPVMPDVLADIARYSPLGAATEAMTATAAGEWPTWWTLPVLAAYAVTCGGLAVRFFRWEP
- a CDS encoding ABC transporter ATP-binding protein, with translation MPVIEISHLRKVYGEKVAVDDVSLTVEKGEIFGILGPNGAGKTTTVECVVGLRRRDAGSVNVLGLDPLQDRRALTNAVGVQLQEAALPEKMTVGEAITLYSTFYDSPRDGRELLVELGVQQAWSTPYRKLSGGQKQRLSIALALLGNPQIAVLDELTTGLDPAARRETWSLIERVRDSGVTILLVTHLMEEAQRLCDRLAIIARGRVVALDSPAAIAAMSTAPHTLRLAADGRDLSSLQRLPSVESVHRDGGDVVVVGGAELAQEVLTQLSADGVIARDVRLQQATLDDAFVAITGNDPDASAEPHTEKELV